One stretch of Dyella jiangningensis DNA includes these proteins:
- a CDS encoding phosphatidylinositol-specific phospholipase C1-like protein: MAGLVLSPALAIAHSSCDLERPATGCDIATLDRTLHMNQLQAIGTHNSYKQAMPPEEWAAHHARDPRGAEGLDYAHPPLDVQLNRGARTLELDVYYDPQGGRYAHPPGALRKGYATSPWPAGVAADMGKPGFKVMHLADIDFRSSCQVFVDCLRIIRRWSLDHPRHVPIMLLLNAKDGHGGPGAVDPLPFTAAAFDAMDTEIRSVFAPNELIVPDDVQGKRSTLRDAVLAGQWPTLGSARGKVFFVLDEDAAKVATYRGARHSLEGRVAFVNTDEQSPAAAYLTLNDPLAEGERIRRDVDAGYMVRTRADADTREARRNDTSRREAAFASGAQYVSTDYMVPDARLGAYRVTLPDAAVARCTPRLKAAARSPQGHP; the protein is encoded by the coding sequence GTGGCAGGGCTCGTCTTGAGCCCTGCCCTGGCCATCGCGCACTCCTCGTGCGATCTGGAGCGTCCCGCGACGGGATGTGACATCGCCACGCTCGATCGCACGCTGCACATGAACCAGTTGCAGGCGATCGGCACGCACAACAGCTACAAGCAGGCGATGCCGCCCGAGGAATGGGCGGCGCACCATGCCCGCGATCCGCGCGGTGCCGAAGGCCTCGACTACGCGCACCCGCCGCTCGATGTGCAGCTGAATCGTGGTGCGCGCACGCTGGAACTGGATGTCTACTACGACCCGCAAGGCGGTCGCTACGCGCATCCGCCGGGTGCGTTGCGCAAGGGCTATGCGACGTCGCCGTGGCCAGCCGGGGTCGCTGCGGACATGGGCAAGCCAGGCTTCAAGGTGATGCATCTGGCGGATATCGATTTCCGCAGCTCCTGCCAGGTGTTCGTCGACTGCCTGAGGATCATCCGCCGCTGGTCGCTGGACCATCCGCGGCACGTACCCATCATGTTGCTGCTCAATGCCAAGGATGGACATGGCGGCCCCGGCGCCGTGGATCCCCTGCCCTTCACCGCGGCGGCGTTCGACGCGATGGACACGGAGATACGCAGCGTGTTCGCGCCGAACGAACTCATCGTTCCCGACGACGTGCAGGGCAAGCGGTCCACGCTTCGCGACGCGGTGCTCGCCGGCCAATGGCCGACGCTGGGGAGTGCACGCGGCAAGGTGTTCTTCGTGCTGGACGAGGACGCCGCCAAGGTGGCGACCTATCGCGGCGCCCGGCATTCGCTCGAAGGACGCGTGGCCTTCGTCAACACCGACGAGCAGTCGCCCGCGGCGGCCTACCTGACGCTCAACGATCCGCTGGCCGAAGGCGAACGCATCCGTCGCGACGTCGACGCCGGCTACATGGTACGCACGCGCGCCGACGCCGATACGCGCGAAGCACGTCGCAATGACACGAGCCGTCGCGAAGCCGCATTCGCCAGCGGCGCGCAATACGTATCGACGGATTACATGGTTCCCGATGCGCGCTTGGGCGCTTATCGCGTCACCCTTCCCGATGCAGCGGTGGCACGCTGCACGCCACGCCTCAAAGCGGCAGCCCGTTCGCCGCAAGGACACCCCTGA
- a CDS encoding TonB-dependent receptor, producing MHCRPISHAIRLALFASVSLCSIALHAQDASAPDNDTKKMQADKDKAKNLDGIVVTARSGVDVRTKAETSYSITTIDEDRLRMQAPTSVTEAMKSVPGFWVEASGGEASGNIRARGIPVDGYGSVNLLEDGVPVQHDPALGYLNADQAFRLDETIERIEVVRGGPSSVFYSNAPAGAINFIPRQVGDTAEGLFKFTVGDYGMERGDFWVGTPVGDGWKLGMGGFYRKDNGIRDPKFPANDGGQIRINLAKQFENGSFSVDYKHMDDKVALYLGIPMRTLPNGDIRAVPGFDGNYGTLAGPETEHIQMKMGDGSLYNFDNTEGTHVKRDQVTIKFDHDLIDDWKLAESFRYSNTQTQRNGVFPNALSSGTAFLATAQKAVNSYLPAGTAGLQLRYVDNPSQVFNLANQNGNALVVQAGLRGVTMPVNEFDNDTRILRKFELGGQTHDVTFGYYYAHFNQDFSRYSSVALTDAQDNARLLDLVAVNAAGQPIAKLTDNGIYRYGYEWEHAGGKSTTNAFYLSDEWQVTDNLRIDGGARWEQVNTRGQTETKQTVNQGTFATSNILNGTGVFVPYDHTFSKLGWTLGANWQFSPNSGVFARWTPTFRLPNLSSYITSPTATPITQTMDLGEVGYKYTDRQFDVYATAFYTKYNNVGFSNYVFNATSNSSTVQQGYADTKTKGLELEGSWFPSQFFDVQLTATYQDPTYQGLRYTEIVNGAPVLRDYVGNQLIRVPKVSYRVVPGVNLLNGKLRLQVAYEYEGERFVDTANSVRLPSYDVWSASARYDVSQHCSLYLYGDNLTNSLGLTEGNPRAGELQSADAGANTFIARPILGRAYRFAIMYRF from the coding sequence GTGCATTGCCGCCCCATCTCCCACGCCATTCGCCTCGCCCTGTTCGCCTCCGTCAGCCTGTGCAGCATCGCGCTGCACGCACAGGATGCGTCCGCGCCCGACAACGACACCAAGAAGATGCAGGCCGACAAGGACAAGGCCAAGAACCTCGATGGCATCGTGGTGACAGCGCGCTCCGGTGTCGACGTGCGTACCAAGGCCGAGACCAGCTATTCCATCACCACCATCGACGAAGACCGCCTGCGCATGCAGGCCCCGACCTCGGTGACCGAGGCGATGAAGTCGGTGCCGGGCTTCTGGGTGGAAGCCTCCGGCGGCGAAGCCAGCGGCAACATCCGCGCGCGCGGCATCCCGGTGGACGGCTATGGTTCGGTGAACCTGCTCGAAGACGGCGTGCCGGTGCAGCATGATCCGGCGCTCGGCTACCTCAATGCCGACCAGGCGTTCCGCCTCGATGAAACCATCGAGCGCATCGAAGTGGTGCGTGGCGGTCCGTCGTCGGTGTTCTATTCCAACGCACCGGCGGGCGCGATCAACTTCATTCCGCGCCAGGTGGGCGATACCGCCGAAGGCCTGTTCAAGTTCACCGTGGGCGACTACGGCATGGAGCGCGGCGACTTCTGGGTCGGCACGCCGGTGGGCGACGGCTGGAAGCTCGGCATGGGCGGCTTCTATCGCAAGGACAACGGCATCCGCGATCCGAAGTTCCCGGCCAACGACGGCGGCCAGATCCGCATCAACCTCGCCAAGCAGTTCGAGAACGGCAGCTTCAGCGTCGACTACAAGCACATGGACGACAAGGTGGCGCTGTATCTGGGCATCCCGATGCGCACGCTGCCCAACGGCGACATCCGCGCCGTGCCCGGCTTCGATGGCAACTACGGCACGCTGGCCGGTCCGGAGACCGAGCACATCCAGATGAAGATGGGCGACGGCAGCCTGTACAACTTCGACAACACCGAAGGCACGCACGTCAAGCGCGACCAGGTCACCATCAAGTTCGACCATGACCTGATCGACGACTGGAAGCTGGCCGAATCGTTCCGCTATTCCAACACGCAGACGCAGCGCAACGGCGTGTTCCCCAATGCGCTTTCCAGCGGTACGGCCTTCCTCGCGACGGCGCAGAAGGCCGTGAACAGCTATCTGCCGGCAGGTACCGCCGGCCTGCAGCTGCGCTACGTGGACAACCCGAGCCAGGTGTTCAACCTCGCCAACCAGAACGGCAACGCGCTGGTGGTGCAGGCGGGCCTGCGCGGCGTGACGATGCCGGTGAACGAGTTCGACAACGACACGCGCATCCTGCGCAAGTTCGAACTGGGCGGCCAGACGCATGACGTGACGTTCGGTTACTACTACGCGCATTTCAACCAGGACTTCAGCCGCTACTCCTCGGTGGCGCTGACGGACGCACAGGACAATGCGCGCCTGCTCGACCTGGTTGCGGTGAATGCGGCCGGCCAGCCGATCGCCAAGCTCACCGACAACGGCATCTACCGCTATGGCTACGAGTGGGAGCACGCTGGCGGCAAGTCCACCACCAATGCGTTCTATCTCTCCGACGAATGGCAGGTGACGGACAACCTGCGCATCGATGGCGGTGCGCGCTGGGAACAGGTGAACACGCGCGGCCAGACCGAGACCAAGCAGACGGTGAACCAGGGCACCTTCGCCACGTCGAACATCCTCAACGGCACCGGCGTGTTCGTGCCTTACGACCACACCTTCAGCAAGCTGGGCTGGACGCTGGGCGCGAACTGGCAGTTCTCGCCGAACTCGGGTGTGTTCGCCCGCTGGACGCCGACCTTCCGCCTGCCGAACCTGAGCTCTTACATCACCAGCCCCACGGCCACGCCGATCACGCAGACCATGGACCTGGGTGAGGTCGGCTACAAATACACCGACCGCCAGTTCGACGTGTACGCCACGGCGTTCTACACCAAGTACAACAACGTCGGCTTCAGCAATTACGTGTTCAACGCCACGTCCAACTCCTCCACGGTGCAGCAGGGCTACGCGGACACCAAGACCAAGGGCCTGGAACTGGAAGGTTCGTGGTTCCCGAGCCAGTTCTTCGACGTGCAGTTGACCGCGACGTACCAGGATCCGACGTACCAGGGCCTGCGCTACACCGAAATCGTCAACGGCGCGCCGGTGCTGCGCGATTATGTGGGCAACCAGCTGATTCGCGTGCCGAAGGTGAGCTACCGCGTGGTGCCAGGCGTGAACCTGCTGAATGGCAAGCTGCGCCTGCAGGTGGCATACGAATACGAAGGCGAGCGTTTCGTCGACACCGCCAACTCGGTACGCCTGCCCTCGTACGACGTGTGGAGCGCCAGCGCGCGCTACGACGTGTCGCAGCACTGCTCGCTGTACCTCTACGGCGACAACCTCACCAACTCGCTGGGCCTCACCGAGGGCAACCCGCGCGCTGGCGAATTGCAGAGTGCCGACGCCGGTGCGAACACCTTCATCGCCCGCCCGATCCTCGGCCGCGCGTATCGCTTCGCGATCATGTACCGTTTCTGA
- a CDS encoding nuclear transport factor 2 family protein, with protein MRVRTLGFLIIAGVASAPSAFAGEAPKALREELLRTTQALVDALPTGDRDVWEKSLTDDAVIIDEFGRIAHKADTVASIHAFPKGLSGSIELRDPHVQQYGDTAILQVEEYERETVFGQPLVVRYESLLTFVKQSGAWKLAGYEDVTLPTEPPKLTVTGLTLGDYQGSYRYAPDRIWTVSHEQGELHVLARPGAKPNLLQPIGKDIFMGSDDERNLFIFRRGADGKVNALIERRKFNDLRLDRTG; from the coding sequence ATGCGCGTGCGCACGCTGGGATTCCTGATCATCGCCGGCGTCGCGTCCGCGCCATCAGCCTTCGCCGGCGAGGCGCCCAAGGCGTTGCGGGAAGAACTGCTGCGCACGACGCAGGCCCTGGTCGACGCACTGCCCACGGGCGACAGGGACGTCTGGGAGAAATCGCTCACCGACGATGCCGTGATCATCGACGAGTTCGGCCGCATTGCGCACAAGGCCGATACGGTGGCGTCGATCCACGCATTCCCGAAAGGGCTCTCGGGCAGCATCGAACTGCGCGATCCGCACGTGCAGCAGTACGGCGACACCGCGATCCTTCAGGTGGAGGAATACGAGCGCGAAACAGTGTTCGGCCAGCCGCTGGTGGTGCGCTATGAGTCCTTGCTCACCTTCGTGAAGCAGTCCGGTGCTTGGAAGCTGGCCGGCTACGAGGACGTCACGCTGCCCACCGAGCCGCCGAAACTCACGGTAACCGGCCTTACCCTGGGCGATTACCAAGGCAGCTATCGCTATGCGCCCGACCGCATCTGGACGGTCAGCCACGAACAGGGCGAGTTGCACGTGCTCGCCCGACCAGGCGCAAAGCCGAACCTGCTGCAGCCGATCGGCAAGGACATCTTCATGGGCAGCGATGACGAGCGGAATCTCTTCATCTTCCGCCGTGGCGCCGACGGCAAGGTCAATGCGCTGATCGAGCGGCGCAAGTTCAACGACCTGCGCCTGGACCGTACGGGCTAG
- a CDS encoding TetR/AcrR family transcriptional regulator — protein sequence MARKRLTREESRDQTRQRLLEAAAVVIAKKGLAATSVEDIAAHAGYTRGAFYSNFKSKNDLFIELLKRDHADIQQGLQEILDSKLSIEDMQKKLAQFYVQAYCGDNSYILWAEARLQAMRDARFRARLNAMCLEKRDVIAYFIEKFCALMGKTLPAPATDLAFGTMALIDGVRFFNDSMPNELSDQRAQQLLSAMFSATFFPS from the coding sequence ATGGCACGCAAGCGATTGACCCGGGAAGAAAGCCGCGACCAGACCCGCCAGCGCCTGCTGGAGGCGGCGGCCGTCGTCATCGCCAAGAAAGGTCTGGCCGCCACCAGCGTGGAGGACATCGCTGCCCATGCCGGTTACACCCGCGGCGCGTTCTATTCGAACTTCAAGAGCAAGAACGACCTGTTCATCGAGCTGCTGAAGCGCGACCACGCCGATATCCAGCAGGGCCTGCAGGAGATCCTCGATTCAAAGCTGTCGATCGAAGACATGCAGAAGAAGCTCGCGCAGTTCTACGTGCAGGCCTATTGCGGCGACAACAGCTACATCCTGTGGGCCGAGGCCCGCCTGCAGGCGATGCGCGATGCGCGTTTTCGCGCCCGCCTCAACGCGATGTGCCTGGAAAAGCGCGATGTGATCGCGTACTTCATCGAGAAGTTCTGCGCGCTGATGGGCAAGACGCTGCCGGCGCCGGCCACCGATCTTGCGTTCGGCACCATGGCGCTCATCGATGGCGTGCGCTTCTTCAACGACTCCATGCCCAACGAGCTGTCCGACCAGCGCGCCCAGCAGTTGCTGAGTGCGATGTTCAGCGCCACGTTCTTTCCTTCGTGA
- a CDS encoding efflux RND transporter periplasmic adaptor subunit, whose product MVARGLQPASEYTCDFKYRVVFVFAAELISPCRPPLPAVPRHPMQEWLVTFRSDSPAGVPARYRWLPLALAVAALLSACGKGKPEAEAARPVIASPVQLADGQTQQPYPGEVHARYEMPLSFRIGGQLVARQAHLGDTVKKGQVLAQLDDADAARSQTSAAAALEAAEHRLTFATQLRDRDEAQAKQNLISQLQLDQTHDAYASARAARDQAKQQLALAQNQSRYTSLVADRDGSITSEQADVGQVVAAGQPVFGFAWSGDRDVFLDVPEDRLAGISVGQPATVTLLALPGKAFAGHVRDIAPAADPQSRTYRIKLAIDQPDEHLRLGMTAQVSLASSNTAHGVRLPATALFHQGEKPAVWVVRPNDGTLELRPVSVLRYGERDVLVGEGLHAGERVVMQGVHTVSAGEKVQPIAPPHPEDAPL is encoded by the coding sequence ATGGTAGCACGGGGTCTACAGCCTGCATCGGAATACACTTGCGATTTCAAATACAGAGTTGTATTTGTATTCGCCGCTGAATTGATCTCCCCGTGCCGGCCACCCCTGCCGGCCGTCCCCAGGCATCCCATGCAGGAGTGGCTCGTGACTTTCCGTAGTGATTCCCCGGCCGGCGTCCCGGCCCGATACCGATGGCTGCCGCTCGCGTTGGCCGTCGCCGCCTTGCTTTCCGCCTGCGGGAAGGGAAAGCCGGAGGCCGAAGCGGCGCGGCCGGTCATCGCCTCGCCGGTACAGCTCGCCGATGGGCAGACCCAGCAGCCCTATCCGGGCGAAGTGCACGCCCGTTATGAAATGCCGCTGTCGTTCCGCATCGGCGGCCAGCTGGTGGCGCGCCAAGCCCATCTGGGTGACACGGTGAAGAAAGGGCAGGTGCTGGCGCAGCTGGACGATGCCGACGCAGCCCGCTCCCAGACGTCGGCGGCGGCAGCACTGGAGGCGGCGGAGCACCGCCTCACCTTTGCGACACAGCTGCGCGACCGCGACGAGGCCCAGGCGAAGCAGAACCTGATCAGTCAGCTGCAGTTGGACCAGACGCACGATGCGTACGCCTCGGCGCGGGCGGCGCGTGACCAGGCGAAGCAGCAACTGGCGCTGGCGCAGAACCAGTCGCGCTACACCTCGCTGGTCGCCGACCGCGACGGCAGCATCACCAGCGAGCAGGCCGACGTGGGGCAGGTGGTGGCGGCGGGCCAACCTGTATTCGGCTTCGCGTGGTCCGGCGATCGCGACGTGTTCCTCGACGTGCCCGAAGACCGGCTCGCCGGTATCAGCGTGGGACAACCGGCGACGGTGACCCTGCTGGCGCTGCCGGGCAAGGCCTTCGCGGGCCACGTGCGCGATATCGCGCCGGCAGCCGATCCGCAGTCGCGCACCTATCGCATCAAGCTCGCGATCGACCAGCCTGATGAGCACCTGCGGCTAGGCATGACGGCCCAGGTCAGCCTTGCGTCGTCGAACACGGCGCACGGCGTGCGTCTCCCGGCCACGGCCTTGTTCCACCAGGGCGAGAAGCCTGCCGTATGGGTGGTGCGTCCGAACGACGGGACGCTCGAACTGCGTCCGGTGTCCGTGCTGCGCTACGGCGAGCGCGACGTGCTGGTGGGCGAGGGATTGCACGCGGGCGAGCGCGTAGTGATGCAGGGCGTGCATACGGTGTCCGCCGGCGAGAAGGTCCAGCCCATCGCTCCGCCGCATCCGGAGGACGCGCCGCTATGA
- a CDS encoding efflux RND transporter permease subunit yields the protein MNGEGHFNLSAWTLRHQSLVFFLMVMVTLFGLLSYSRLSQSEDPPFTFKVMVIQTFWPGADAKQVQEQVTDRISRKLQETPSIDFLRSYSRPGESLIFFNIKDSAPASSVPDTWYQVRKKVGDIAVQLPQGVQGPFFNDEFGDVYTNIYALEGDGFSPAQLHDYADQLRAELLRVPGVGKVDFLGDQNQHVYIEVTNARLSKLGISPQQLAQAINQQNAVAAAGVLTTADDRVYVRPTGQFDNVDALRDMLLHIGSQTFRLGDIATIHKGYDDPPSQQVRFMAQPVLGIGVTMQPGGDVIRLGKALDTATATLQKRLPAGLKLSEVTSMPHAVSHSVDDFLESVAEAVGIVLLVSLLSLGFRTGMVVVISIPFVLAATALGMELFGIGLHKVSLGTLVLALGLLVDDAIIAVEMMSVKLEQGWTRVRAAAFAYTSTAFPMLTGTLVTVSGFLPIALAKSGTGEYTRSIFEVSAIALLVSWLAAVVVIPLLGYHMLPEHHQRAKPGEEWWARWLPQHWNDTRRARAAAIVHHEGDIEIYETPFYLRFRRWLGFCLRNRFLVLGATVALFMVALAGFGLVPKQFFPSSDRPELLVDLRLPEGASFDATLTQVKRFEAAIKDRKEIANYVSFVGSGAPRFYLPLDQQLGQPNFAQFVITAKDVEQREQLARYLDGMLPRDFAAVRTRVSRLENGPPVGFPVQFRVQGDDIATVRRIADQVAGVMRADPQTRNVQFDWDEPGERSVRFEIDQHKARQLGISSQDVAGFLAMTLSGTTVTQYRERDKLIAVDLRAPKADRVHPDQIERLAIPTPSGTAIPLSQLGHVTYGLEYGVIWERDRQPTINVQSDIRSGAQGLDVTNAIDRKLGDIRNQLPVGYRIEVGGSVEQNQKAQGSINAQMPLMAIAVLTLLMIQLQSFGRTFMVVLTAPLGLIGVIGSLLLFHQPFGFVAMLGTIAMLGIIMRNSVILVDQIEQDIRAGHPRWEAIIGATVRRFRPITLTAAAAVLALIPLLRSNFFGPMATALMGGITGATILTLFYLPALYAAWFRVRADEPAQEVAP from the coding sequence ATGAATGGGGAGGGCCACTTCAATCTCTCCGCGTGGACGCTGCGGCACCAGTCGCTGGTGTTCTTCCTGATGGTGATGGTGACGCTGTTCGGCCTGCTGTCGTACAGCCGTCTGTCCCAATCGGAAGATCCGCCGTTCACCTTCAAGGTGATGGTGATCCAGACCTTCTGGCCCGGCGCCGACGCCAAACAGGTGCAGGAGCAGGTGACCGACCGCATCTCGCGCAAGCTGCAGGAAACGCCGTCGATCGACTTCCTGCGCAGCTATTCGCGCCCGGGCGAATCGCTGATCTTCTTCAACATCAAGGATTCCGCTCCTGCGTCCAGCGTGCCCGACACGTGGTACCAGGTACGCAAGAAGGTGGGCGACATCGCCGTGCAGTTGCCGCAAGGTGTGCAGGGGCCGTTCTTCAACGACGAGTTCGGCGACGTCTACACCAACATCTACGCGCTCGAAGGCGACGGCTTCTCGCCGGCGCAGCTGCACGACTACGCCGACCAGCTGCGCGCCGAACTGCTGCGCGTGCCGGGCGTGGGCAAGGTCGATTTCCTTGGCGACCAGAACCAGCACGTGTATATCGAGGTGACGAACGCGCGGCTGTCCAAACTCGGCATCAGTCCGCAGCAGCTGGCGCAGGCGATCAACCAGCAGAACGCGGTGGCGGCGGCCGGCGTGCTGACCACGGCGGACGACCGCGTGTACGTCCGGCCCACCGGCCAGTTCGACAACGTCGATGCGCTGCGCGACATGCTGCTGCACATCGGCAGCCAGACCTTCCGGCTGGGCGACATCGCCACCATCCACAAGGGTTACGACGATCCACCGAGCCAGCAGGTGCGCTTCATGGCGCAGCCGGTGCTTGGCATCGGTGTCACCATGCAACCGGGCGGCGACGTGATCCGTCTCGGCAAGGCGCTGGATACGGCCACAGCCACGTTGCAGAAGCGCCTGCCGGCCGGCCTGAAGTTGTCCGAAGTCACGAGCATGCCGCATGCGGTATCGCATTCGGTGGACGATTTCCTGGAGTCGGTGGCCGAAGCGGTGGGCATCGTGCTGCTGGTGAGCCTGCTGAGCCTCGGTTTTCGCACCGGCATGGTGGTGGTGATCTCCATTCCGTTCGTGCTGGCGGCCACGGCGTTGGGCATGGAGCTGTTCGGCATCGGCCTGCACAAGGTGTCGCTGGGCACGCTGGTGCTCGCGCTGGGCCTGCTGGTGGACGACGCGATCATTGCGGTCGAGATGATGTCGGTGAAGCTGGAGCAGGGCTGGACCCGCGTGCGCGCCGCCGCGTTTGCCTATACCAGCACGGCGTTCCCCATGCTTACCGGCACCCTGGTGACGGTGTCAGGCTTCCTTCCGATCGCACTGGCCAAGTCCGGTACGGGCGAATACACGCGCTCGATCTTCGAAGTGTCCGCCATCGCCTTGCTGGTGTCGTGGCTGGCGGCGGTGGTCGTGATCCCGTTGCTGGGCTATCACATGCTGCCGGAACACCATCAACGTGCGAAGCCCGGCGAGGAGTGGTGGGCGCGCTGGCTGCCGCAGCACTGGAACGACACGCGTCGCGCACGCGCCGCGGCGATCGTGCACCACGAAGGCGACATCGAGATCTACGAGACGCCGTTCTACCTGCGATTCCGCCGATGGCTTGGTTTCTGCCTCAGGAACCGCTTCCTGGTGCTGGGCGCGACGGTGGCGTTGTTCATGGTGGCGTTGGCCGGGTTCGGCCTGGTGCCGAAGCAGTTCTTCCCCAGCTCGGACCGGCCGGAACTGCTGGTCGACCTGCGGCTGCCCGAGGGCGCCTCGTTCGACGCCACGCTGACCCAGGTGAAGCGCTTCGAAGCTGCCATCAAGGACCGCAAGGAGATTGCCAACTACGTGAGCTTCGTCGGTTCCGGTGCGCCGCGCTTCTACCTGCCATTGGACCAGCAGCTCGGGCAGCCGAACTTCGCGCAGTTCGTGATTACCGCCAAGGATGTCGAGCAGCGCGAGCAATTGGCGCGCTATCTCGATGGCATGCTGCCGCGCGACTTCGCCGCTGTCCGTACGCGCGTGAGCCGGCTGGAGAACGGTCCGCCGGTCGGCTTCCCGGTGCAGTTCCGCGTGCAAGGTGACGACATCGCCACCGTGCGTCGCATCGCCGACCAGGTGGCCGGCGTGATGCGCGCCGATCCGCAGACACGCAACGTGCAGTTCGACTGGGACGAGCCAGGGGAACGCTCGGTCCGATTCGAGATCGACCAGCACAAGGCGCGCCAGCTCGGCATCAGCTCGCAGGATGTCGCCGGCTTCCTCGCCATGACCTTGTCGGGCACTACCGTGACGCAGTACCGCGAGCGGGACAAGCTGATCGCGGTGGACCTGCGTGCGCCAAAGGCGGACCGCGTGCATCCGGACCAGATCGAGCGGCTGGCGATACCCACGCCGAGCGGCACGGCGATCCCGCTGTCGCAGTTGGGCCACGTCACGTATGGCCTGGAATATGGCGTGATCTGGGAGCGCGATCGCCAGCCCACCATCAATGTGCAGTCCGACATCCGCAGTGGCGCACAGGGCCTGGATGTCACCAACGCCATCGACAGGAAGCTGGGCGACATCCGCAACCAGTTGCCGGTGGGTTATCGCATCGAGGTCGGTGGTTCGGTCGAGCAGAACCAGAAGGCGCAGGGGTCGATCAATGCGCAGATGCCGCTGATGGCGATCGCCGTGCTCACCCTGCTGATGATCCAGCTGCAAAGCTTCGGCCGCACCTTCATGGTGGTGCTGACCGCGCCGCTGGGATTGATCGGCGTGATCGGTTCGCTGCTGCTGTTCCATCAGCCATTCGGTTTTGTGGCGATGCTCGGGACGATCGCGATGCTGGGCATCATCATGCGCAACTCGGTGATCCTGGTGGACCAGATCGAGCAGGACATCCGGGCCGGCCATCCGCGCTGGGAGGCGATCATCGGCGCCACCGTGCGGCGCTTCCGCCCGATCACGCTCACCGCCGCCGCGGCCGTGCTGGCGCTGATCCCGCTGTTGCGCAGCAACTTCTTCGGGCCGATGGCCACCGCGCTGATGGGCGGCATCACCGGCGCCACGATTCTCACCCTGTTCTATCTGCCGGCGCTGTATGCGGCGTGGTTTCGCGTACGTGCCGACGAACCCGCGCAGGAGGTCGCGCCATGA